The following proteins are co-located in the Gordonia polyisoprenivorans genome:
- a CDS encoding TY-Chap domain-containing protein, which produces MTTSPEQIITDTWREFTEDLVGRLGDLAPGRFDFLECFRASDRLQLITFRATKPGRIRCTITDDALGDDGHSDAALTSAGFRHLPSRREHVLDITRHQHGVTAVHCIRLLRETWDIPFPTFLLLRDACRTATPFACDAPLYSAATKRHLWAVPDLED; this is translated from the coding sequence ATGACCACCTCTCCCGAACAGATCATCACCGACACCTGGCGAGAGTTCACCGAGGATCTCGTCGGCCGACTCGGCGACCTCGCCCCCGGACGATTCGACTTCCTCGAATGCTTCCGTGCCTCAGATCGTCTCCAGCTCATCACCTTCCGCGCCACCAAACCCGGACGCATTCGCTGCACCATTACCGACGACGCGCTGGGCGACGACGGCCACAGCGATGCGGCGCTGACCAGCGCCGGTTTCCGTCACCTACCCAGCCGCCGTGAACACGTCCTCGACATCACCCGACACCAGCACGGAGTGACCGCCGTCCACTGCATCCGACTCCTGCGCGAGACCTGGGACATCCCGTTTCCCACGTTCCTGTTGCTGCGCGACGCCTGCAGGACTGCAACACCGTTCGCGTGCGACGCGCCACTGTACTCGGCCGCCACCAAACGCCATCTGTGGGCGGTACCCGACCTCGAGGACTGA
- a CDS encoding HNH endonuclease, giving the protein MVALLDLAVESVPDDPGAAVSIDLDDLTERVMALYWTQLRPLDEKSHVILRQSNDGRGVVFSQLTALRAACATARLRQIPIESAKMAVPQEYQAAQSAIKKNLVRYPLKLLQRVGTGTYECFLYDDSWLGTDSTRVIDAHGNQIELFPGVCHTLARLAPLVKPAFQLAWVDDVRRMNREVLGDEPDIAAHLFGTERVSLARPAEVLADHFGNDCFYCNTRLRAGCHVDHVLPWSRVGIDGLTNLVLACQSCNSSKSDLLPAPAHVIRALDRGRSVLDSLTETIHWPSQFDRIVSASHGLYSTQPSTTPTWYAPKRIEPLQRGDFRWTDAQL; this is encoded by the coding sequence ATGGTTGCGTTACTGGATCTCGCGGTCGAGTCGGTACCCGACGATCCGGGTGCCGCGGTGTCAATCGATCTCGACGACCTCACCGAGCGGGTGATGGCGCTCTACTGGACGCAGCTTCGGCCGCTGGACGAAAAGTCGCACGTAATCCTCCGCCAGTCCAACGACGGGCGCGGCGTCGTGTTCAGTCAGCTCACTGCACTGCGTGCTGCGTGTGCCACGGCGCGGCTGCGTCAGATTCCGATCGAGAGCGCCAAAATGGCTGTGCCACAGGAGTACCAGGCAGCGCAGTCGGCGATCAAGAAGAACCTGGTGCGTTATCCGCTGAAGCTCCTGCAACGCGTCGGCACCGGCACTTATGAGTGTTTCCTCTACGACGACTCGTGGTTGGGCACCGATTCGACGCGCGTCATCGACGCTCACGGCAATCAGATCGAACTGTTCCCCGGTGTCTGCCACACCCTCGCCCGCCTCGCCCCGCTGGTCAAGCCTGCGTTCCAGCTCGCCTGGGTCGACGACGTGCGACGCATGAACCGTGAGGTTCTCGGCGATGAGCCCGATATCGCCGCGCACCTCTTCGGCACCGAACGCGTCTCCCTCGCCCGACCGGCCGAAGTCCTTGCCGACCACTTCGGCAACGACTGCTTCTACTGCAACACGCGGCTACGCGCGGGATGCCACGTCGATCACGTACTCCCGTGGTCGCGCGTCGGCATCGACGGACTGACCAACCTCGTGCTGGCATGCCAATCCTGCAACAGCAGCAAGTCCGACCTCCTCCCAGCGCCGGCACACGTCATACGGGCACTCGACCGCGGTCGCTCCGTCCTCGACTCCCTCACCGAAACCATCCACTGGCCAAGCCAATTCGATCGCATCGTCTCCGCCTCCCACGGCCTGTACTCGACGCAACCCTCCACCACGCCGACGTGGTACGCCCCCAAACGCATCGAACCCCTGCAGCGCGGCGACTTCCGGTGGACGGACGCTCAGCTCTGA
- a CDS encoding PASTA domain-containing protein encodes MNLQAAQNAIQRAGVFFSRSEDATGEGRSQIVDSNWIVVSQTPPAGSPVTEGQAVLSAVKIGEPNPC; translated from the coding sequence ATGAACCTGCAGGCCGCGCAGAACGCCATCCAGCGAGCCGGAGTGTTCTTCTCCCGCAGCGAGGATGCAACCGGCGAGGGCCGAAGCCAAATCGTCGACAGCAACTGGATCGTCGTGTCGCAGACCCCTCCCGCGGGTAGCCCAGTGACCGAGGGCCAGGCCGTATTGTCGGCGGTGAAGATCGGCGAGCCGAATCCCTGCTGA
- a CDS encoding uracil-DNA glycosylase — MGNINGRNADSRVVASKMDRIREPHVRLLNELADRIANAEGFQRREVPYVDPDTGGIHARTLVLLDNPSTKAESGSGSGLLSLDNNDRTARYCREAYARHGVAWSDVVHWNVVPFPVSGVKNGGSTPDERARGVRWTREVVDLLPDLEIVLLLGAAARDGWKRAAITRDGLYVPAGNIPHCSMRGLNTAGGRERFEAAIADVAERLR, encoded by the coding sequence ATGGGAAATATCAACGGCCGCAACGCCGACTCACGCGTTGTCGCCAGCAAGATGGACCGGATTCGTGAGCCGCATGTTCGATTGCTCAACGAGCTCGCCGACCGCATCGCCAACGCGGAGGGCTTCCAGCGCCGTGAGGTGCCCTACGTCGACCCGGACACCGGCGGTATCCACGCCCGGACGCTCGTGCTGCTGGACAACCCCTCGACCAAGGCCGAGTCCGGCTCGGGTTCGGGGCTGCTGAGCCTGGACAACAACGATCGAACCGCCCGCTACTGCCGAGAGGCGTACGCGCGGCACGGCGTTGCATGGTCGGACGTCGTGCACTGGAATGTCGTGCCGTTCCCGGTCTCGGGTGTGAAGAACGGCGGTTCAACGCCAGACGAACGCGCCCGAGGCGTGCGCTGGACCCGGGAAGTGGTCGATCTCCTCCCCGATCTCGAGATCGTGCTCCTCCTCGGGGCCGCAGCCCGCGACGGTTGGAAGCGGGCCGCCATCACGCGCGACGGACTGTACGTTCCCGCGGGCAACATCCCCCACTGCTCGATGCGGGGACTCAACACTGCGGGCGGACGAGAGCGGTTCGAGGCTGCGATAGCCGATGTGGCAGAGCGGCTTCGGTGA
- a CDS encoding NACHT domain-containing protein, with protein MSELAATEVYDTMYHSYAESENPHRTIYHALPILDFQLRFVAILATGYVRHSGISGAKLNRSLGFGTLIATLKGISKDIDEGTQNLSRIQSLVDQVIGVIGTPVKLPDSGKPRTITSIRNLASHSSPIPDDIDINREVDAVSDLIVNFLSSCRVEYSGGECSIIDDQENSVIDIYPLIHSTSAGTWNLYSRAKQSSYTFSVHGGSSFDTSIGEKSKPEIVKFIREHDLSRNDELQISAFHSDAINDLSTFAEADTKPTFLDQQSEFTVFWTRAFGTGSQNRADTFRLAADFQRLWRDDSGSWTPYSRLLTEITGWSNVAKRLSHFYRRELDSIIAQEAEMLGFRLASDRSLVYPEVRVTDLDGSRPRRTDFSDVIKKMLEDLGGLSGQTHILFINADAGAGKTRCMLQAAIDQSDKVAESNDGYSLPLLLYVRAHGNAMSNINDAIDAAVATTRALTQQSVGTLSRNGLLAIMIDGFDEFVGDSSYSDAIGSLKGWLAALGGRGAMVISARSSYYLNQYRSSVNRAVGPDAPAVRHRIATLLPWTEAKVIEYAATFGLEGHLVRSLPKGERHALRLPFFAHAFVELHLSDEASSNGTSALSYLVSSYIKRESGKLTDSIGDGALMTAVEIEQLFEHAAETMSENSERIITLPELEYLAEMAIGEELRARKGLRERLSTMCTIAAQSGQRHQFGFTHEVFYDFFLAGSIIRYLAGSDSRTADVQRLLRASPWRDGTVDRIISDETSRSHLIEIADRRYGGMVSELGSNQSVNIGSIISAVIERGESVDGQWEISGATVSDELNLSGFSGKLLLGNCQLESLKLPGKKGWGVDLSGTSIRQLTVNGQNLAGATNISSNLVENVVCSGEFIYRPSEIAAVLVDRGAEVVDRKIEVTTPNAELDTYKAILRVLISRGATTVIIKADDWSLIDARLDSDIPNHKEWREFARRLMRNELAKRESFASSGRAKYRLRLTVSAEDILAQKDDPRISQFWVE; from the coding sequence TTGTCGGAGCTGGCGGCCACCGAAGTCTATGACACGATGTATCACTCTTATGCAGAATCCGAGAATCCGCATCGAACAATCTATCACGCCCTCCCAATTCTCGACTTTCAACTGCGGTTTGTCGCAATTCTGGCTACCGGCTACGTTCGGCACTCCGGTATATCAGGGGCAAAGCTGAACAGATCACTCGGTTTCGGGACCTTGATCGCAACCCTGAAAGGTATCTCGAAAGATATAGACGAAGGTACGCAGAATCTGTCTAGGATCCAGAGCCTGGTGGATCAGGTGATTGGTGTGATAGGGACACCGGTCAAACTGCCGGACTCCGGTAAGCCGAGAACTATAACTAGCATCAGAAATCTTGCCTCTCACAGCTCGCCGATTCCGGATGATATCGATATAAACCGTGAAGTCGACGCAGTCTCAGACCTGATTGTCAATTTTCTTTCATCATGCAGGGTTGAATACTCTGGAGGAGAGTGTTCCATCATTGATGATCAGGAAAATTCCGTGATCGATATCTACCCTTTGATACACTCGACTTCAGCTGGCACATGGAACCTCTACTCCAGGGCGAAACAGTCATCCTACACTTTCAGTGTGCATGGTGGCTCCTCTTTCGATACAAGTATTGGTGAAAAATCTAAACCGGAGATTGTCAAATTTATTAGGGAACACGATCTATCCCGAAATGATGAGTTGCAGATATCGGCCTTCCATTCGGACGCCATAAACGATTTGTCCACCTTTGCCGAGGCTGATACGAAGCCGACCTTCCTCGACCAGCAAAGTGAGTTCACGGTTTTCTGGACCCGTGCATTCGGTACAGGATCACAGAATCGAGCTGATACATTCCGTCTGGCCGCTGATTTTCAGCGGCTATGGCGAGATGACAGCGGATCATGGACCCCTTACTCACGACTTCTTACGGAAATAACTGGATGGTCTAACGTAGCTAAGAGACTGTCGCATTTCTACAGAAGAGAGCTGGATAGCATTATTGCTCAGGAAGCGGAAATGCTGGGCTTCAGACTTGCATCAGATCGATCACTTGTGTACCCCGAGGTGCGGGTCACAGACTTGGATGGATCGCGACCTAGACGTACTGACTTTTCGGACGTGATCAAAAAAATGCTCGAGGACCTAGGCGGCCTTAGCGGTCAGACGCATATCCTCTTCATAAATGCTGACGCTGGTGCAGGAAAGACTAGGTGCATGTTGCAGGCTGCAATCGACCAGAGCGATAAGGTTGCAGAATCCAACGATGGGTACAGTTTACCCCTGCTTCTGTATGTGCGCGCCCACGGGAATGCGATGTCGAATATTAACGACGCAATAGACGCGGCAGTTGCCACCACCAGAGCGTTAACCCAGCAATCTGTCGGCACCCTGTCTCGAAACGGGCTCCTAGCCATAATGATTGACGGCTTCGACGAGTTTGTTGGTGATTCCTCGTATTCTGATGCGATCGGATCGCTTAAAGGTTGGCTGGCTGCGCTGGGCGGTAGAGGGGCAATGGTGATTTCCGCACGATCAAGCTACTATCTGAACCAGTACCGGTCCAGCGTTAACCGTGCGGTTGGTCCGGACGCGCCAGCAGTTCGACATCGTATAGCGACGCTATTGCCGTGGACTGAGGCAAAGGTAATTGAGTATGCGGCAACTTTCGGCCTGGAGGGACATCTAGTCCGTTCCTTACCCAAGGGTGAAAGGCATGCTCTTCGTCTCCCATTCTTCGCGCACGCCTTCGTAGAGTTGCACCTAAGTGATGAAGCATCATCGAATGGTACCTCAGCACTGAGTTACCTCGTAAGTAGCTACATTAAGAGAGAGTCTGGGAAACTTACAGATTCTATCGGGGATGGGGCGCTAATGACCGCTGTGGAGATCGAACAATTATTCGAACATGCTGCGGAAACAATGTCAGAGAACTCGGAGCGGATCATCACATTGCCAGAGCTCGAGTATCTCGCTGAGATGGCAATTGGCGAAGAGCTGCGCGCACGGAAGGGGCTGCGAGAGCGTCTTTCTACAATGTGTACAATTGCTGCGCAGTCCGGTCAAAGGCATCAATTCGGGTTCACCCACGAAGTGTTTTATGACTTCTTTCTTGCCGGTTCCATAATCCGGTATCTTGCAGGTTCCGACTCGCGTACCGCGGACGTGCAGCGACTCTTGCGGGCCTCTCCATGGAGAGATGGGACGGTAGACCGAATCATTTCAGATGAGACTTCGCGATCTCATTTGATCGAAATAGCTGATCGGCGTTACGGCGGGATGGTATCAGAGCTGGGCTCAAATCAGTCAGTAAACATCGGAAGCATTATCTCGGCCGTGATTGAGCGAGGAGAGTCGGTCGATGGGCAGTGGGAAATATCTGGTGCAACCGTATCTGATGAACTCAACTTGTCGGGATTCAGCGGTAAACTGTTGTTAGGCAACTGTCAGCTGGAGTCGCTCAAGCTGCCTGGAAAGAAGGGGTGGGGCGTCGACCTGAGTGGAACATCTATCCGGCAACTTACCGTTAATGGACAGAACCTCGCCGGGGCGACGAATATCTCATCGAATCTAGTTGAGAATGTTGTTTGCTCAGGAGAGTTCATCTACCGGCCATCGGAAATTGCAGCCGTGCTTGTCGATAGAGGTGCGGAGGTTGTCGATAGAAAGATTGAAGTGACGACGCCCAATGCTGAGCTAGATACCTACAAGGCGATTCTTAGGGTTCTCATCAGTAGAGGTGCCACGACTGTGATCATAAAAGCGGATGACTGGTCGCTAATTGATGCAAGGCTTGATTCTGATATCCCAAATCACAAGGAGTGGCGGGAGTTCGCGCGGCGACTAATGCGCAACGAGCTAGCAAAGAGAGAATCATTTGCATCTAGTGGGCGGGCGAAGTATCGGCTCAGACTGACGGTCTCCGCGGAAGACATTCTCGCGCAAAAGGACGACCCAAGGATAAGTCAGTTTTGGGTAGAATAG
- a CDS encoding Fis family transcriptional regulator, producing the protein MIDSPSSAHFDADTTSVVIENVTVTDKAVVREAQRWTTGERGALVDDPATLAEADLAGFVAKALTVGAHALSATGQAQEAQALERMITELGEKASTSTAEAAAMTDRSVKAASEAVTKAAADAQKAFREADEATRKSLTEAIATMRQETEAELKRLFGGTDPEVIDRFAPLLEQFAANLDKRAAANTTELLTKAAKQFDPTDPASPMAKHSAELAKRQESLTEQLTKQHSELSERLDIVVTALRVAEAKASVSKVSPIKGGTYENEIHEVLQTIAAGMGDEYCETGTVVGAIPRSKKGDGVLTVDGGAARVVVEVTDSKRDGWGAYFDEAERNRQADAAVGLVRSAEQNCGETIRVLGKRRIVLAFDPLNDDSDLLRTVIMLLRASALTAANRSGAHEIATAEEKITAAVEQLSGIDDIKKTAGAIEKNAQKIEKSCSTVYSVIDRLLSEALAALAGVADDEAQPESDRGAA; encoded by the coding sequence ATGATCGATTCACCCAGCTCCGCGCACTTCGATGCCGACACCACCTCGGTGGTGATCGAGAACGTGACGGTGACCGACAAGGCCGTCGTGCGCGAAGCCCAGCGATGGACAACCGGGGAACGCGGTGCACTTGTCGATGACCCCGCCACCTTGGCCGAGGCCGATCTCGCCGGGTTTGTTGCCAAGGCGCTCACTGTCGGAGCCCATGCGCTCTCGGCCACCGGCCAAGCGCAGGAAGCGCAGGCACTGGAACGAATGATCACTGAGCTCGGCGAGAAGGCCAGCACGTCGACCGCGGAAGCCGCAGCGATGACCGACCGTAGCGTCAAAGCCGCGTCGGAGGCCGTGACCAAGGCAGCCGCCGACGCGCAGAAGGCGTTCCGGGAGGCGGACGAGGCGACGCGCAAGTCGCTGACCGAGGCGATCGCCACCATGCGGCAAGAGACCGAAGCGGAACTCAAGCGTCTTTTTGGCGGCACCGACCCGGAGGTGATCGACCGGTTCGCACCGTTGCTCGAGCAGTTCGCCGCCAATCTGGACAAGCGAGCGGCTGCGAACACCACCGAGCTGTTGACCAAGGCCGCCAAGCAGTTCGATCCCACCGATCCTGCGTCGCCGATGGCCAAGCACTCCGCTGAGCTCGCCAAGCGCCAGGAGTCGCTCACCGAGCAGCTGACGAAGCAGCACTCGGAGCTGTCCGAGCGTCTCGACATCGTGGTGACTGCGTTGCGGGTCGCCGAGGCGAAGGCATCGGTCAGCAAGGTCTCCCCCATCAAGGGCGGTACCTACGAGAACGAGATCCACGAGGTCCTTCAGACCATCGCCGCCGGTATGGGTGACGAGTACTGCGAGACCGGAACCGTCGTCGGCGCAATCCCTCGATCGAAGAAGGGAGACGGAGTACTTACCGTTGACGGGGGCGCTGCCCGTGTGGTCGTCGAGGTGACCGACTCCAAGCGAGATGGGTGGGGTGCGTACTTCGACGAAGCCGAGCGCAACCGCCAGGCCGACGCGGCTGTCGGGCTCGTCCGGAGCGCCGAGCAGAACTGCGGTGAGACGATCCGTGTGCTGGGAAAGCGCCGGATCGTCCTCGCCTTCGACCCGCTCAACGACGACTCCGATCTCCTGCGCACCGTCATCATGCTGCTGCGCGCGTCTGCGCTCACCGCAGCGAACCGATCCGGAGCGCACGAGATCGCGACAGCCGAAGAGAAGATCACCGCCGCCGTCGAGCAGCTGAGCGGAATCGACGACATTAAGAAGACCGCCGGTGCCATCGAGAAGAACGCACAGAAGATCGAGAAGTCCTGCAGCACGGTTTACTCGGTTATCGACCGGCTCTTAAGTGAGGCGCTGGCCGCGCTGGCAGGGGTCGCCGACGACGAGGCCCAGCCCGAGTCGGACCGTGGGGCAGCCTGA